The sequence TTGAAATGAAATAGTCGGGGGTGGGAAatccagtggggaaaggaaagaagtgtCTGCACAAATAGATATGCACACAAATCTTCTCAGTCAGTGTGGTTAAGTCCCCTAGGCAAGGAGACATTGCAGTATATCTGAATCTGAAATAGTCCAGCTCTGATTGGAGCTATGGGAGGATTAGCAAGGTGATACTTCACTATGCTTTCCACTGGTCTCAGTCCCCCAAAACTATGATTATAGAAACTGACAGTGCCCCACAAAAGGCTCAACAGTAAGATCTGAACCATTCAGAAACCTCAAAAATTAACTCTCACCACTAGTCTTCCCCTACCCCAAGACCCAGGTTGACCCACAAGGGCTGTGTGCCACGGGTCCTGCTGTTCTACGAGACATCAACCCTTTTCTGCTGCAAGCGCTTTAGGAGGCCCCGGCGGATCTGCTTAGACTTGATGCAGTAGACAATGGGGTTCATGAAGGGTGGAACCAAGAAGTGCAGGTTGGCCATGAGCACTGCCAGAGCAGGGTAGTTGTCCTTCTCTACTCGGTGCAACACAGACAGCCCCAGTTTGGGCAAGTAAAAGATGAGAACAATGCAGAGGTGTGAGATACATGTATTGAGTGCCTTTAGTCGTTCCCCAGGTGATGCAATGCTCAGCACAGTCCGTAGGATCAAGACATAGGAGAGCATGATAAGGGAGGAATCAAAGCCCAATGAGAGGAGGATGGAGACCAGGCCCACCAGGCTGTTGACCTGAGTGTCTGAGCAGGCCAGTCCCACAAGGTCACAGTGCAGGCAGTAGCAGTGAGAGAGTACACTGATCTGGGGAAAGAGCAGACGCCGCAGGAGGAGGGGTCCCGGGAGATTCAGCAGGACAGCCCTCACCATGATGGTAGCCCCGACTTTGGCCATGGCTGAATGGGTAAGCATTGGGGCATAGTGCAGAGGGTCCCGGATAGCAACAAAGCGATCAAAGGCCATGGCCAGCAGCACACCAGATTCCACATAGGTGAAGGTGTGGATGAAGAACATCTGTGTTGCACAGAGATCCAAGGGCAGCTCACGAGCACCCAGCCAGAAGAGCTGCACCATGGTGGGGAAGGTGGAGGCACAGAGGCCCAGGTCTGAGGCTGCCAACATGGACAGGAAGATGTACATAGGTTCGTGTAAGGCTGGATCTGTGCGGATCAGGAAGAGAATGTTGCTGTTACCCAGGATGGAAACCACACAGACAAGGTTGATGGGAATGGACACCCAGTGGTGAGAAGCTTCCAGGCCTGGAAAGCCAGTGAGGAGGAAGGTGGAATGACCAGAAGTGCTGGTGTTGCAGGAGAACACAGAGATTCCAGGAGGGAGTTGTCCACCCTGTAAGtaagaggcattcattcatttgatcaCCATTTATAAAGTCTCTACTAAGCACTAAGGGCTGGAAGGAAGAGCTGCCCCATTTTCCTCTCTCAGGCCATGAGAGAAACCTCATTCCTCTGAGGAGCTCCATTCCCCTCCACTCCCTGGATGATTCAATCTTCTCCTCAAATAAAGTGATGTTGAAAAAATTTTATGAACTGATCTCTGCTTATTGCTTTAGCCACTCAGTATCTATCTTCTCTCTGCCCTAAACAACCTCCTTATTTACTGAAGCTATACCCAAAAGCCTATCTCCAAAATGCTCTCTCAGACTACATAatgaagaaaggagaataattgtCGAAATTTAGGATGACTCCAGTTTAGACTCCATTTCTACATATTCTTAGAGGCAGGTTTTCCACAATCCAACACATCTGTTAACAAATACACCAAAAGGGACATATTCAAACAAATGACGTATATTCAAAACTATCCTCTGAGGAGGCTGGTTGTTTTTACCTCTGGTGCTGTTATGGaaacattttctgtatttctattcTGCAAAAGCCTTTGGGGCCCAAAGTTCTTTCCAATGGGCTCAATGGTGACAAATTTCTCTCCTGTGAAGGTGGGTTGGTCTAGAGGAAGTATTCAGGAGTTCTTTAAAGTTAAATCTGGTAAACCAGATGGGAACTCAGATGACTCACTTTTATTAAACTCCTCTACCCCAACTCCACCTCCACCTCACTAGATGCTTAAAACTTGCACATTTACTTCTGACCCTGCCTTTGAGACAGTCCTGTGGCCACAGACTTCATTAGAAGGCACTCTCCtcttaaatatctttttcctCCAGCCCTCTTACCACAAAATCTGTTATGACAGTACCAGAGTTGGAGGCAGAAGGGTGAAGAAGGTCTTGAGGGGTACCACCTGAAGGGTCAGGCAGAGAAGCATGAACAAGGACGCAGAGTGTCATGTGTGCCCTCATCTATTCCCATTACTTCGCATAATACTTCTGGGCTACACCGCCTCCCCAACTTCTTTCCTCTGCAACAGGAGTGTATCTCCATTTGTCTATTAAGTATCTTCACATTGCATTGTAAATTGAAGGTCCTGCAGAACCACAAACTATAATTTCCTCTTTCCCCCCCACAACTCACCCTCCAATATCTGTTGGGCCTTCCTCCCTTTCCTATTATCCATAaaatctccagaaaaaaaaaaaacagtatatcTTTTCACTCTGTAATGTATTTCCCAATTCAACTATCTTTGAACTATCCCCTCCTTTCAGATCCCAGTGAAAATAATCTAGCCAAAATCACCATCATCTCCCCAGATACTATAACAGCCTCCTAACTATCCCACTTTCTTCAGTCTTTCTGTACTGATTCACTTTCCAAATTTCCATTAGAATCATGATCAGAATACTTAAGAAAAGGCAAGTATGCACATTTAAATAAGTGCATGCATAGAAAGGAAATCCAGTGATCAGATCTGTTTGGGGAAGTTGTCTCCTATCATAACTTTGTTTAACGATCCTCACTGGTGCCTGACGCTGCATACCCAAGTCTAAGCTAGGGCTTTACACTGGGTCCCGAAGAGGAAGGACCTTGTTCATCCTCCATCTGTAGCCTACTTGGTCACCTCTCCCCTAAACATTATAAATGCTACTTATAAGACATCTTTCTAGTCACCAAATTTACCATATATGATCattcttaaaatatcttttttgttGAAACATAAAATACACAGAGAACAGCTTGATGAATTTCCTCAAAGGGAACACACCCATGTAACAAGCACCCAGCTCAAGCAACAGCATATCGTCAGCCCCTCCAAGAAACCCCTTACGATCCCTTCCAGTTACTCCATCCTCTCAATGATAACCACTATTCTCACTTCTAATACCACAGATTAATTTTGCCTGTAAGAATCATGTATCTGTCCTCCTTCATTCAACTTTACATCTCTGTATtaaaggaatgaatagatggttTGATTTATGTTTTACAACCACTCTCTTCCTAAATTGACTTTCCATTATGTGTCAAGTACTGTGCCAGGAAAGGCTTATAGCAACGGAAGTTCACGTAAGGCAGGAATACCCTAAAGGAACGTGCTTGTATGTTCCAGTATGAGCGTGTGCGATTCCACCCATTGGTTCATAATGATGAAGAAGATTTCCATGGCAACCAGTGCCCAAGGGGATGTAAGGCTTTAAGCCTCTGGATTTGCCAGCTGAATCCTGGGACTGAAGAAGCCCCAGTCCTGGGGCCAAAACGGAGGTTACAGAAAAATAGGCCCTGATACTGCAGCCCTAGCTTGGTGAAGACCATCAGGAGCTGGGGACCCAAGTTTTCCCCAAGCCCGTGATGCTGCTGTGCTTTAACCAAGATTAGCTCTAATAACGCTTTGCTCAGAAATAAGCTTAGCATAAACCTATCTAGGCCAGGCTCCTGTAACTGGGCAGTCGCAACCTGTCTGCAGGGTCTCTAGACCCCCAAAAACAACtcagccccccacctcctcctcctttctagCAGTTTGAAGCTTTATTATGTCCTAGGGATAAACAAGGGATGTGTGGAGAGATGACCTCCCCACACTGCATACAAACTAAGAGATGCTCAGAGGCCACTGCTTTAGTACAAGACTTAAATCCTGAAAGCTGTCAATGAAACTGAAGTCTGAGTAAAGGAATAAAATTGGAGTTCATTATAAGGCTTTAGCTTGCTTATAGATTTAAGATCCATATaggaaaaaataatgattattaaaTAAACCTGATCccatctgtcttttaaaaattctttcctgcacttaatctctttaaatgtttttatacagtAGATGCCCTTCAAATCTAACCATTGAAGTGTTGCCTCATTTCAAAAGTTGGCAACCAAAATCATTGATTAGATTTAACTAGTGAAGCCTGGTTATTTAAGGAAGAGATTCCAGGGTCTGGAATATCTCCAGTATTGAATaatattcaatttaaaatgaTAGGTAGGTAGGAAGGTAGGTAGACAGTATCAATCTGGTTTAGAGGCTTGTTTGTGTAAATCACCAGGACCTGTGAATACATTGTAACTCAGCCTTCTTTGATTTTCCCTCCAGGGTTAACACAGAGAAATCTGCTAACGAGGTCTGAGATATCTGCAAATGTGATATCTCTTTAACTTTCTTGAATGTCTTAAATAGCATGCACAGTGTATGTTCTATTAAAATCATGTGTCTCCTCATATTAGTATTTCAGAGGTTGGGATACGTTGGCCTCTTACATGTATCTTACGCAGGGTAGGCTGCACAAAAGTATGTGCTCTAaacccagactgcctgggttaAAATCCTGGTTTTACTACTGATTAACTGACCAAGGGCAAATTTCTTAACCCCTCTATGACCTAATGTTCTCACtggtaaaagagaaaatgagttgTGGTGAGGTTAAGTGAGGTCATcaggggaactatattcaatatcttgtaatagcttataatgaaaaacaatatgatatggaatatatatgtatatatatataactgaatcactatgctgtacaccagaaattaacacattgtaaacagactatacttcaataagaataaataaatcacaatACCTTAACAAATGCTAACTCTGACCAGCTGTTACATAGCTGCCAGCCTTCTCATCTTGAGTAAGCTAAGGATGAGACAGAACATGACCCCCCCGTGCCTGCTCCAACTAGTCCAAAGATGCTATCTAGGGGGAGATTTGGTCACACTGCTGGACTCCAGATTGAGGCAGAGTCTCTCCTCTATGACTATCTCTGCCCCATAACCAGAAGCCCCACAGTGGGATGCAGGAAACTTGCTAGTTGCAGCCTGTGCAAGGAGCAGCCCCTGCCGGTGAACCTGGGGAATCATCTGGAGCTTGTTTTGCTGGCTTTGCTCATTGGTTGAGGACTGAGAAGGAACAGTGCTTCCTTTTATCATGAGGTGAACATGTTTCTCAGCAAGGAACAGTCAAGCTCAAAAAAGACATTGATGTAACAGGAACTCATTACGGATGCTCATCCAAGCCCCTCACGTTATAAGAGGGAGGATCACCAAAAGCCTTGAGGGAACTCTCACCTCTCAGGTTATGGGAAGACCTGGAGGGTAATTGCCAATCCTAAGCAGAGGCCGTTTGGTGCTGCCCAGAGGCAGACACGCTGAGGGACGGCAGTGTGTAAGGCCTCGGGCTCAATCTCCTCACCTGAGGTGCTGGCTTTGACACC is a genomic window of Camelus bactrianus isolate YW-2024 breed Bactrian camel chromosome 10, ASM4877302v1, whole genome shotgun sequence containing:
- the LOC105083335 gene encoding olfactory receptor 51G2-like encodes the protein MNASYLQGGQLPPGISVFSCNTSTSGHSTFLLTGFPGLEASHHWVSIPINLVCVVSILGNSNILFLIRTDPALHEPMYIFLSMLAASDLGLCASTFPTMVQLFWLGARELPLDLCATQMFFIHTFTYVESGVLLAMAFDRFVAIRDPLHYAPMLTHSAMAKVGATIMVRAVLLNLPGPLLLRRLLFPQISVLSHCYCLHCDLVGLACSDTQVNSLVGLVSILLSLGFDSSLIMLSYVLILRTVLSIASPGERLKALNTCISHLCIVLIFYLPKLGLSVLHRVEKDNYPALAVLMANLHFLVPPFMNPIVYCIKSKQIRRGLLKRLQQKRVDVS